ACATCAGTAAATTTTTCATTACATCAATGCCGAGATTTGCGATGGTATAAGCAATGGCCCCTCCTACTGCAAAAGGTGCAAAATACATGATGATCTCTGTGAATTTGAACATGATTTGTGAAAGTCCTTCTGCAAAATGCAAAAATGGTCTCCTGGCCTCTCGTGTCACCATCAACATTGAAATGGCAAAGAGAAGACAAAAAACAACTATTTGTAGGACCTGACCCTCTGCAATGGATTTGATAAAATTCTCAGGAAAAATATGAAGGATTAAATCTTTCCAGGATTGGGGTTTTGCAACGGGCGGCAGCTCCTCCTGAATACCGGTGTTGACAATGCCAACTCCGGCTTTACTTATGTTGATGGCGATTAGTCCTACGGCCAAAGCCACCGTGGTAACGATTTCAAAGTATAGCAAAGATTTCCAACCCAATCTTCCGACCTGTCTCATGTTGGAATGACCGGCAATTCCCACCACCAGGGTTCCAAACAAAAGTGGTGCAATGACCGATTTAATTAATTTGATAAATATTTTACTCAGCACATTGAGTTCTGTGCCAATGAAAGGAAATGTATATCCAATTTCTGCGCCGATAAGCATTCCAATGAAGATCCAGCTCGTTAATTTTTGGTGGTAAACCCCAAACAAGATACAAGCCAACAAGCCCAGCCAACGCATGGTGGTAAGTATCGAAGAATGAATTCCAAGATGCAGGAATGAATTCAAACAAACTACAGTCAGAACCAGGAAAATAAAACCAAAAATGAATTTTAAATTTGGTCTCAACGAATGCTTTATTTCTTCAGACATTTATGCGTTTTACACTTCTAAAATTTAATTTTCTTGAAAAATGATTTTCTGTTTAAGATGGTAAGAAAGAGAGGCAGGGCACTAATAAAAATTATGAGCAGGATAACCAGTGAAAAGTTATTTTTGACAAAAGGAATATTTCCAAACAAATAACCAAGACCGCACAAAGGAGGTATCCACAAGAAAGCACCCAATATATTGTAATAAGAAAATTTGCTGGAAGCCATATTTCCAACACCGGCTACCAAAGGAACAAAGGTACGGATGAGTGGAAGGAACCTACCAATGATTAAAGCTTTTCCACCGTGTTTGTCATAAAATTTCTGGGTTCTGATCAAATAGTCTTTTTTAAACAACCGGCTGTCTTCTTCAAAGATTCGGGGACCCAGCCAACGACCAATGTAGAAATTAACAGTATTGCCTAAAATGGCTCCAACGATACAGCATCCCATCACTACCCAAATATTTAAATTTCCGCTTGAAGATAAGGCGCCTGCCGCAAAGAGCAAACTATCACCGGGAAGGATTGCAGCAACTACCAGGCCGGTTTCAGAAAACAAGATCAAGAATAAAATCAGGTATATATAGACGCCATATTGACTTGTCAATTCAATCAAATGGGCGTCAATGTGCAATAGAAAATCAAGCAGTTGTCTCAAAATATCCATAACCATGTCAAAACGAAAGGCCAAAGATAGAGGAATATTCCGGAATCACCCTGTGATTGGAAGGCAGACAGCTCATGGGCCGGAAAATTAATATTACATTTTAATTTAATATATATAACATTAAAATATAAAAGAATATATTACATTTTTTCATTATATTGACCTACTTTTGCCCACCCATTGTATTTCCGATTATGATCGAACGAAACATAGGATTTTATTTTTCCATCCCATGGAAAGGAATTACTGAAAGAACAAAAGATTTGTTCCTCGCCATTCTCATCACTCTGATTGGTCTGGTGGGAAGTTACCTTATTTTGGGTGGTTCAATCAGAGATTCCTATTCTAACGGACAGCAGGAAAATTTCACTCAGGACAATGCTTCATTCAATGAAATTCAAAAGAGACCTTTGTTGGATTCAAAAGCGAGCTTGGAACAGGACAGAATCCAGATTCAGGGTAATTTGAGGGTAGGAGAATCACTTAGTTTTTATTTTATACAATTTTCCAATGAGTCAAGATATATGATTGATTTTGGAAATGGTATCCGGCAAAGATTGGTACAACCAAGAATTCAGTTTAAATACCCTTATCCCGGGATTTATCAAATACAACTTTATGAAATGAAAGAAGGCAAGTGGATTGTTATCACCACTCAAACCATTAATATTAAAAGCATGAGCCAGTCTTCTTTGTCCTTTTTATAAGACTCATTCCTCAAAATTTTTATCTTCTGGCAATCTAGCTTCAATTTTTCAGAGCAGTATTTCTAATTTGTAAAAGCAAACTGGATGAGATTGGCTCCCATTTTTAAAGCCTGAATTCGTATTTCCTCAGGATCTTTGTGGACTTCACGATCTTCCCAACCATCACTTAAATCGCATTCATAACTGTAGAAGCACACCAGTCGGCCCTGCCAGATAAGTCCGTATCCCTGAGCTGGTTTATCATCGTGTTTGTGAATTTTTGGAAGGCCATTTCTAAATTCAAATTTTTGTTTATAAATAGGATGGCTAAAGGGCAATTCTATGAAATCCAATTCCGGAAAAACTTTCTTCATAGCCGGCCTAACAAATGGATCCATCCCATAATTGTCATCAATGTGCAAAAAGCCACCCGCCAACAAATAATTTCTGAGATTTTGTGCATCGAGATCACTGAAGACCACATTGCCATGACCAGTCATGTGAATAAAGGGGTAATTAAAAATTTCTGCGCTACCCACTTCCACAGTCCCAAAATTTGGATCAAGATTGGTTTTTAGTTCTTTGTTGCAAAAGCGGGATAAATTGATCAACGCAGTTGGATTGGAATACCAATCTCCCCCTCCGCTGTATTTCAATAAACCCAACTTTATAGCAGGAGCAGAATGATCCGTTTTGAAAGAGAAAAACAATATTAAAAGAAAAAGAAACAACTTGTTCATGCTAAATTTTTAACCGTTTGTAAAATCACACAACACACAATTCCTGCAGTTTCAGTCCTCAGACGCAAAGGACCAAGATCTTTCGCTTGGAACCCCATAGAAATTCCATCTGAAATTTCTTTGGAGCTGAAATCACCTTCAGGACCAATTAAGACAACCACATCCTGACCGGGATCATAGGAATCTCCTAAAAATCCTTCAGTTCCCGTTTCACAATGGCAAATAAAACGCTGGCGGATTTTATTTGTTTGAATAAAATCATTTAAACTTTGCAGAGGGTGGATTTCTGGAAGAAAGGCCCTTAGTGTTTGCTTGGCAGCTGCCAACATCACCTTATTCCATCTTTCGCTTTTTTCCTTTTTATTTTCGGTTCTTTGGCAAACCAATGGATAGATATCATTTGCACCTGTTTCAACCGCTTTTTCCAAAAACCATTCAAAGCGATCACTTTGTTGTGTCAGACTAATGGCGATGCAAATCCGTCCAGCGTTTTGGATTTCAGTTTTATAGACTCCATTTAAATTGCAAAGGGCATTTTTTGGATTTTCAGCGATCAAAACCGCCCTCCAAATTTCTCCTTTGAAGTCTGTCACCAATATTTCATCTCCAGGTTTATGTCGGGTCACCTTGATACAGTGATGCCCTTCCTCTTCCGAAAGACAAAACCTGTCATTGCCGATCCTATGTCCTCTAAAAAGATGCAACTGATTGACTTTAGGGCAAAGGTAACAATCTTTTAAGGCTGTGACAGGACTTAAGAATTGAAACAAAAAAGCCCTATTTTCGTTCTCTCACCAACAATTTATAGAGAATGGGCACAGTGATCATGATTAGCCAGTTTTTGTTGAGTCTCACCATTTTGGTGGTATTGCACGAATGCGGCCATTTTTTTCCTGCAAGATGGTTTAAAACCAGGGTTGAAAAATTTTATTTATTCTTTGATCCCTGGTTCAGCCTGATCAAAAAGAAAATAGGGGATACCGAATACGGGGTTGGTTGGCTCCCGTTGGGCGGTTATGTAAAAATTTCTGGAATGGTGGACGAGAGCATGGACCTTGAACAACTCAAGAAAGAGCCAGAGCCATGGGAATTTAGGTCCAAACCATCCTGGCAACGATTGATTATTATGGTCGGTGGGGTGTTCGTCAATTTTATGTTGGGCTTCTTCATATTCGCCATGTTGCTGTGGAAAAACGGAACTGAATATTTGCCAATTGAAGAAATGAAATACGGCATTTCTGTTGACAGTACCGGATATGAGATGGGTTTCCGTGATGGAGATCACATTGTTCAAATCGGAGATAAAACAGTAGATCGTTTTGACCGCAGGAATTTAATAATGTCCTTGTTATTGGATGAAGGCAGTAAAGTAAAGGTAAAGAGAGATGGAGAGATGGTCATCATCGATGTGCCGCAAGAGCTGCGATCTCAACTTGCTAATCAAGATATGAAGAACAAGGAAATCTGGGGGATCCGGGTTCCTACTGAGGTCGATAGCATTGTTCCCAACAGCGCCGCACAAAAAGCAGGAATAAATAAAGGAGATAGAATATTGATGATCGATGAGGAAAATGCGCAATACGCTCATGAGTTTTTGAGGCGAATGAAAGCCAAGAATCCAAACTCTTCGATTCAAATCACATTAATGAGGAGCAATGACACCATGCGATTGATGGCTGAAACAGATGAAAAAGGTAAATTGGGGATTTATCCGGCCAGTCCTTCGAAATTTGTCAAAACCCAGAAGGAAATGTTTGGCTTGCTCGAATCCTTGCCAAAAGGTGTGGATACCGGAGTTGATTTGTTGGTGAATCAACTAAAGGGCTTTCGCCAAATGTTTGCGGGTAA
This window of the Saprospiraceae bacterium genome carries:
- a CDS encoding 16S rRNA (uracil(1498)-N(3))-methyltransferase; protein product: MFQFLSPVTALKDCYLCPKVNQLHLFRGHRIGNDRFCLSEEEGHHCIKVTRHKPGDEILVTDFKGEIWRAVLIAENPKNALCNLNGVYKTEIQNAGRICIAISLTQQSDRFEWFLEKAVETGANDIYPLVCQRTENKKEKSERWNKVMLAAAKQTLRAFLPEIHPLQSLNDFIQTNKIRQRFICHCETGTEGFLGDSYDPGQDVVVLIGPEGDFSSKEISDGISMGFQAKDLGPLRLRTETAGIVCCVILQTVKNLA
- the rseP gene encoding RIP metalloprotease RseP, with protein sequence MGTVIMISQFLLSLTILVVLHECGHFFPARWFKTRVEKFYLFFDPWFSLIKKKIGDTEYGVGWLPLGGYVKISGMVDESMDLEQLKKEPEPWEFRSKPSWQRLIIMVGGVFVNFMLGFFIFAMLLWKNGTEYLPIEEMKYGISVDSTGYEMGFRDGDHIVQIGDKTVDRFDRRNLIMSLLLDEGSKVKVKRDGEMVIIDVPQELRSQLANQDMKNKEIWGIRVPTEVDSIVPNSAAQKAGINKGDRILMIDEENAQYAHEFLRRMKAKNPNSSIQITLMRSNDTMRLMAETDEKGKLGIYPASPSKFVKTQKEMFGLLESLPKGVDTGVDLLVNQLKGFRQMFAGNIDASDSLGGFATIAKLFKTTWDWSAFWWMTAILSIILGFMNLLPIPGLDGGYVVFLLIEVVTGRKVPDKIVEKATLVGFILLMSLLLYANGLDVFRAFGK
- a CDS encoding cation:dicarboxylase symporter family transporter; amino-acid sequence: MSEEIKHSLRPNLKFIFGFIFLVLTVVCLNSFLHLGIHSSILTTMRWLGLLACILFGVYHQKLTSWIFIGMLIGAEIGYTFPFIGTELNVLSKIFIKLIKSVIAPLLFGTLVVGIAGHSNMRQVGRLGWKSLLYFEIVTTVALAVGLIAINISKAGVGIVNTGIQEELPPVAKPQSWKDLILHIFPENFIKSIAEGQVLQIVVFCLLFAISMLMVTREARRPFLHFAEGLSQIMFKFTEIIMYFAPFAVGGAIAYTIANLGIDVMKNLLMLLVTLYLALFAFILLVFVPIMVFMKIPFKRFIKYCTEPVTIAFGTASSEAALPAAMENMEKFGVKREVVAFVLPTGLSFNLDGTTLYLALAAVFVAQAAGIDLSIGQQIIMLLTLMLTSKGVAGVARASLVILAATASSFGLPEWPIAAILGIDALMDMARTAVNTLGNCLATVVIGKWENQIEYPKEEI
- a CDS encoding DedA family protein — encoded protein: MDILRQLLDFLLHIDAHLIELTSQYGVYIYLILFLILFSETGLVVAAILPGDSLLFAAGALSSSGNLNIWVVMGCCIVGAILGNTVNFYIGRWLGPRIFEEDSRLFKKDYLIRTQKFYDKHGGKALIIGRFLPLIRTFVPLVAGVGNMASSKFSYYNILGAFLWIPPLCGLGYLFGNIPFVKNNFSLVILLIIFISALPLFLTILNRKSFFKKIKF
- a CDS encoding DUF4159 domain-containing protein, whose translation is MNKLFLFLLILFFSFKTDHSAPAIKLGLLKYSGGGDWYSNPTALINLSRFCNKELKTNLDPNFGTVEVGSAEIFNYPFIHMTGHGNVVFSDLDAQNLRNYLLAGGFLHIDDNYGMDPFVRPAMKKVFPELDFIELPFSHPIYKQKFEFRNGLPKIHKHDDKPAQGYGLIWQGRLVCFYSYECDLSDGWEDREVHKDPEEIRIQALKMGANLIQFAFTN